A DNA window from Sporosarcina sp. ANT_H38 contains the following coding sequences:
- a CDS encoding PRC-barrel domain-containing protein: protein MRFSEIQKKEVIDTTKGAFLGFVQDATIDTVNGKVESLHVGGGERNNFFDTKDKETKKVNLKEITTIGKDIVLVGKKNADK, encoded by the coding sequence ATGAGGTTTTCGGAAATTCAGAAAAAAGAAGTTATTGACACTACCAAAGGGGCATTCCTTGGATTTGTCCAAGATGCGACGATTGACACTGTGAATGGTAAAGTTGAATCCTTACATGTTGGCGGTGGAGAACGTAACAATTTTTTTGATACAAAAGACAAGGAAACGAAAAAAGTCAATCTTAAAGAGATTACTACAATTGGAAAAGATATTGTCCTTGTAGGTAAAAAGAATGCAGATAAATGA
- the lspA gene encoding signal peptidase II: MFIYYGLAAFVIILDQLTKWLVVKNMELGEKISIVDPYLGLLSHRNRGAAWGMLEGQMWLFYIVTVVVVIGIIYYFHKEAKGQPLFGFSLMFLLGGAIGNFIDRLWRMEVVDFVDVKIPIINYDFPIFNVADAALTVGVIMIIIHIILDEKKNKKKV, from the coding sequence TTGTTCATTTATTACGGATTGGCTGCATTCGTTATTATTTTGGATCAGTTGACGAAATGGCTAGTCGTTAAAAACATGGAACTTGGCGAAAAAATTAGCATTGTAGATCCTTATTTAGGGCTTCTCTCTCACCGTAATAGGGGAGCTGCGTGGGGCATGCTTGAAGGTCAAATGTGGTTATTTTATATCGTTACTGTTGTCGTTGTAATTGGTATTATCTATTACTTCCATAAAGAAGCGAAAGGGCAACCGCTCTTTGGGTTCAGTTTAATGTTTCTTCTTGGGGGGGCGATTGGTAATTTCATCGACCGTCTATGGCGTATGGAAGTTGTCGATTTTGTCGATGTGAAAATCCCGATTATCAACTATGATTTCCCGATTTTCAATGTTGCAGATGCAGCATTAACTGTTGGTGTGATTATGATCATCATCCATATTATTTTGGATGAAAAAAAGAACAAGAAAAAGGTGTAG
- a CDS encoding YggS family pyridoxal phosphate-dependent enzyme, which produces MGNLQQRIQNIEHDIQATCDRTGRNRAEITVVAVTKEVSTARTSAVLDANIQHLGENRPEGLLGKQLTIQSGAIWHFIGNVQSRKVKEIINQIDYLHSVDRMSLVKEIHKRADHVVDCFIQVNVSGEASKSGVTPAELDSFIKEVATYDKVRIIGLMTMAPFTKDVDEIRSVFRSLRELRDGISVKNLLYAPCTQLSMGMSNDFIIAIEEGATHVRIGTALVGAESEGDV; this is translated from the coding sequence ATGGGGAATCTTCAACAACGAATACAAAATATTGAGCATGATATACAAGCAACTTGTGACAGAACAGGTAGAAATAGAGCTGAAATTACGGTCGTTGCTGTTACGAAGGAAGTTTCGACAGCAAGGACATCTGCAGTGTTGGATGCAAATATCCAACATCTTGGTGAAAATCGTCCTGAAGGTCTTCTGGGGAAACAGCTAACGATACAAAGTGGTGCCATTTGGCATTTCATCGGTAATGTTCAAAGTAGAAAAGTGAAAGAAATCATCAATCAAATTGATTATTTACATTCTGTTGATCGAATGAGTTTGGTTAAAGAAATTCATAAGCGGGCAGATCATGTTGTTGATTGTTTTATTCAAGTAAACGTTTCCGGTGAAGCAAGTAAATCAGGTGTAACACCAGCTGAACTTGATAGTTTTATTAAAGAAGTGGCGACTTACGATAAAGTTCGAATTATAGGTTTAATGACAATGGCTCCATTCACAAAGGATGTGGATGAGATTCGTTCCGTATTCCGCTCATTAAGGGAACTTCGAGACGGTATTTCAGTGAAAAATTTACTATATGCGCCTTGTACTCAATTGTCTATGGGGATGTCAAATGATTTCATTATCGCTATTGAAGAAGGTGCAACTCATGTAAGAATCGGGACTGCACTTGTCGGAGCAGAAAGCGAGGGAGACGTATGA
- the ileS gene encoding isoleucine--tRNA ligase, with protein MEYKDTLLMPKTDFPMRGNLPNKEPLMQEKWAEMDIYKKVQERTAGRPFFVLHDGPPYANGDLHMGHAMNKVLKDMIVRHKSMTGFHAPYVPGWDTHGLPIEQALVNKGVKRKEMSIAEFRKMCEEYALSQIDNQRSQFKRIGVRGDWDNPYITLKPSFEARQIQVFGEMAKKGFIYKGLKPVYWSPSSESALAEAEIEYQDKKSASIYVSFPVKDGLGVIDEDVNFLIWTTTPWTIPANLGISVHPEFVYVIVKAGAEKFLIAKDLLTFVAEELGWEDYAVERELKGSELDRVVAKHPLYERDSLVMLGEHVTAEAGTGCVHTAPGHGEDDFYVSKSYGIDALSPIDDRGVMTDEAPGFEGLFYEDANKAVTEALKKVGALQKLSFITHSYPHDWRTKKPVIYRATAQWFASIESFRTELLDAIKKTKFTPSWGETRLYNMIRDRGDWCISRQRVWGVPIPVFYAENGEPIITDETIANVSELFRENGSNIWFEREAKDLLPEGFTHEGSPNGEFTKETDIMDVWFDSGSTHQGVLVERDDLVYPADLYLEGSDQYRGWFNSSLTTSVAINGHAPYKGVLSHGFTLDGEGRKMSKSIGNVIIPAKVMNQLGADILRLWVSSVDYTADVRVSDSNFKQVSEVYRKIRNTLRFLHGNTSDFNPATDAVAFENLRTVDKFVYVKLQDLIKEVRNAYENYEFASVYHAVNNFCTGELSSFYLDIAKDVVYIEGADHSHRRAMQTVMYETLITLLKLLTPIVPHTTDEMWAFIEHKTEESIQLTDMPEAQDLGVEAQALRERFVTLMLVRDDVLKALEEARNGKVIGKSLEAKVTVAVPESLKDVFAADDIDFAQFFIVSKFVEGDIGNMPEGTLKLDTVSVLVEKADGEKCERCWTISETIGSDETHPTLCTRCAEVVKMHYS; from the coding sequence ATGGAGTACAAAGATACATTACTTATGCCGAAAACAGATTTCCCGATGCGAGGTAACTTGCCTAATAAAGAGCCATTAATGCAAGAGAAATGGGCAGAGATGGACATTTATAAAAAAGTACAGGAACGAACTGCAGGTCGCCCGTTTTTCGTATTACACGATGGCCCTCCATATGCGAATGGTGATCTTCATATGGGGCACGCGATGAATAAAGTATTGAAAGATATGATTGTTCGCCACAAGTCAATGACAGGATTTCACGCGCCATACGTTCCAGGCTGGGATACCCACGGATTGCCGATTGAACAGGCATTAGTGAACAAAGGTGTAAAAAGAAAAGAAATGTCAATAGCAGAGTTCCGCAAAATGTGTGAGGAATATGCGCTTAGCCAGATTGACAACCAACGTAGCCAGTTCAAACGGATTGGTGTACGTGGCGACTGGGATAATCCATATATCACGCTGAAACCTTCTTTTGAGGCGCGTCAAATTCAAGTTTTTGGAGAAATGGCGAAAAAAGGATTTATCTATAAAGGTCTAAAACCAGTATACTGGTCACCATCTAGTGAATCCGCACTCGCTGAAGCAGAAATCGAATATCAAGATAAGAAGTCAGCATCTATTTATGTTAGTTTCCCTGTGAAAGATGGACTAGGCGTAATTGATGAAGATGTTAATTTCTTAATCTGGACAACGACTCCGTGGACAATTCCTGCAAACCTTGGAATCTCTGTACATCCAGAATTCGTTTACGTAATTGTTAAAGCTGGAGCAGAGAAATTCCTAATTGCTAAAGATCTTCTTACATTCGTTGCAGAAGAACTTGGTTGGGAAGATTATGCTGTTGAGCGTGAATTGAAAGGTTCTGAACTAGACCGTGTCGTTGCCAAGCACCCATTGTATGAACGCGACTCTCTTGTCATGCTTGGTGAGCACGTTACAGCTGAAGCAGGTACTGGCTGTGTCCATACAGCGCCAGGCCACGGGGAAGATGACTTCTACGTATCTAAATCTTATGGTATTGATGCCCTTTCTCCTATCGATGACCGTGGTGTCATGACAGACGAAGCACCTGGCTTTGAAGGATTATTTTACGAGGATGCTAATAAAGCAGTTACAGAAGCGCTCAAAAAAGTCGGCGCACTCCAAAAATTATCATTCATCACTCACTCGTACCCGCATGACTGGCGTACGAAAAAGCCAGTTATCTACCGTGCGACTGCACAATGGTTCGCTTCGATTGAATCGTTCCGTACAGAGTTGCTGGATGCAATCAAAAAAACAAAATTCACTCCATCATGGGGTGAAACAAGACTATACAATATGATTCGTGATCGCGGCGACTGGTGTATTTCTCGTCAACGTGTATGGGGAGTTCCAATTCCTGTGTTTTACGCAGAAAACGGAGAACCGATTATTACAGATGAAACAATTGCTAACGTTTCAGAATTGTTCCGTGAAAATGGATCGAATATCTGGTTTGAAAGAGAAGCAAAAGATTTACTACCAGAAGGTTTCACGCACGAAGGAAGCCCGAACGGAGAGTTTACAAAAGAGACGGACATCATGGACGTTTGGTTCGATTCAGGCTCAACACATCAAGGTGTGCTAGTAGAACGGGACGACCTCGTTTACCCTGCTGACTTATATCTTGAAGGGTCTGACCAATACCGAGGATGGTTTAACTCATCTCTTACGACAAGTGTTGCCATCAATGGCCATGCACCATATAAAGGCGTGCTAAGCCACGGTTTCACGCTTGATGGTGAAGGGCGTAAAATGAGTAAATCAATCGGTAATGTTATTATTCCTGCAAAAGTAATGAACCAGCTTGGTGCAGACATTCTTCGCCTATGGGTATCTTCTGTTGATTACACAGCGGACGTACGAGTTTCTGATTCTAACTTCAAGCAAGTTTCTGAAGTGTACAGAAAAATTCGTAACACACTTCGTTTCTTACACGGCAATACATCAGATTTCAATCCGGCTACAGATGCTGTGGCGTTTGAAAATCTTCGTACAGTAGACAAATTTGTCTATGTGAAATTGCAGGATTTGATTAAAGAAGTGCGTAATGCTTATGAAAACTATGAATTTGCTAGTGTTTATCATGCGGTGAATAATTTCTGTACGGGTGAATTGAGTTCGTTCTACCTTGATATAGCGAAAGATGTTGTCTATATCGAAGGTGCAGACCATTCACATCGTCGTGCAATGCAGACAGTGATGTATGAAACGCTGATTACACTGTTGAAATTGTTAACACCAATTGTGCCGCATACGACAGATGAAATGTGGGCATTTATCGAGCATAAAACTGAAGAAAGTATTCAGCTAACAGATATGCCAGAAGCACAAGATCTAGGAGTGGAAGCACAAGCGTTGCGTGAACGATTTGTTACCTTGATGCTTGTCCGTGATGACGTACTGAAGGCACTAGAAGAAGCACGTAATGGTAAAGTTATCGGGAAATCACTTGAAGCGAAAGTGACAGTTGCTGTCCCTGAAAGCCTGAAAGATGTATTCGCTGCGGATGATATCGACTTTGCACAATTCTTCATCGTATCGAAGTTCGTTGAAGGAGATATTGGTAATATGCCGGAAGGTACTTTGAAACTGGATACTGTAAGTGTTCTAGTTGAAAAGGCAGATGGCGAAAAATGTGAGCGTTGCTGGACGATTTCTGAAACAATCGGATCAGACGAAACACACCCTACACTATGTACGCGTTGTGCAGAAGTTGTAAAAATGCATTATTCGTAA
- a CDS encoding YggT family protein: MSDNILVLLHNGIASVIQIYSVLLIIYILMSWVPASRETKFGKILEKIAEPYLGFFRKFIPPLGMIDISPIVGIFALSLISNGVTAIFNLIL, from the coding sequence ATGTCAGATAATATTTTAGTTTTACTCCATAATGGAATAGCTAGTGTAATTCAGATCTACTCGGTCCTTCTCATTATTTATATTTTAATGTCATGGGTTCCTGCTTCACGTGAAACGAAATTTGGTAAAATACTTGAGAAAATTGCTGAGCCTTATTTAGGATTTTTCAGAAAGTTCATACCGCCACTTGGAATGATTGACATTTCACCTATTGTTGGTATATTTGCGTTGAGTTTAATTTCTAATGGTGTTACAGCAATATTTAATTTAATTCTATAA
- a CDS encoding RNA-binding protein yields the protein METILQHFRKDEQPFIEMAIGWIREVEDTYSPKLTGFLDPRQQRIVESLASSSMLLVGLYGAFPEAERRRILIYPDYYVPEPIDYRIAVFEVKYASKFLKLDHKDILGSMMSLGIDRSKFGDIRVGDGEVHFAVAEELKDYMVANFLSIGKAKVTVEVSNRPEDWIVTSDIWTEEMHIVSSLRLDVVTAALVNIPRQKAASLVHGEKVKVNWAVRDQPAFELQESDMLSIRGSGRFRVIAIEGRTRKDKIRLIIGKLE from the coding sequence ATGGAAACTATACTTCAGCATTTCAGAAAAGATGAACAGCCTTTCATCGAAATGGCGATCGGCTGGATACGTGAGGTGGAGGATACCTATTCTCCCAAACTAACTGGATTCCTTGATCCTAGGCAACAGCGTATTGTAGAATCACTAGCAAGCAGTTCTATGCTGTTGGTCGGATTGTATGGTGCTTTTCCAGAAGCGGAAAGAAGAAGAATTCTTATTTATCCGGATTATTATGTGCCAGAACCAATAGATTATCGTATAGCCGTGTTCGAAGTGAAATATGCTTCTAAGTTTTTAAAACTGGATCATAAGGACATCCTAGGTTCAATGATGTCTTTAGGCATAGACCGTTCTAAATTCGGAGACATCCGAGTGGGGGATGGTGAAGTTCATTTTGCAGTAGCAGAAGAGCTAAAGGATTATATGGTAGCTAATTTTTTATCGATTGGGAAAGCGAAAGTGACGGTTGAAGTAAGTAATCGTCCGGAAGACTGGATAGTTACATCGGATATTTGGACAGAGGAAATGCATATCGTCAGTTCTTTACGACTGGATGTAGTTACCGCAGCATTAGTCAATATTCCGCGCCAAAAAGCGGCATCACTTGTGCATGGTGAAAAAGTGAAAGTGAACTGGGCTGTTAGGGATCAGCCCGCGTTCGAACTTCAAGAATCAGATATGTTATCAATTAGAGGATCGGGTCGTTTTAGAGTGATTGCAATTGAAGGAAGAACGCGTAAAGATAAAATCAGGCTCATTATTGGGAAATTAGAATGA
- a CDS encoding DivIVA domain-containing protein, with protein sequence MALSPLDIHDKEFANKFRGYDEDEVNEFLEQIMKDYENILEENKALKSSLKQTEAQVSHFNSIEQTLQKSILIAQEAAEDVRRNSMKESKLIVKEAEKNADRIVNEALSRARRISVEIEDLKKQSKVFRTRFKMLIEAQLDLIQSDDWDVLLEYEIDAERLEMASDLDS encoded by the coding sequence ATGGCTTTATCACCACTTGATATACACGATAAAGAATTTGCCAATAAGTTCCGTGGCTACGATGAAGATGAAGTGAATGAATTTCTAGAACAAATCATGAAAGACTATGAAAATATTCTTGAAGAAAACAAAGCATTAAAAAGCAGTTTGAAACAAACAGAAGCACAGGTCTCCCATTTTAACTCAATCGAGCAAACGCTGCAAAAATCGATTCTTATCGCTCAAGAGGCTGCGGAAGATGTACGTCGTAACTCTATGAAAGAGTCGAAACTGATTGTCAAGGAAGCAGAAAAGAATGCAGATCGGATTGTCAATGAGGCACTTTCGCGTGCACGTAGAATTTCTGTGGAAATTGAAGATCTTAAGAAACAATCAAAGGTTTTCCGTACGCGTTTCAAAATGCTTATTGAAGCCCAACTTGATTTGATTCAGTCAGATGACTGGGATGTTTTGCTGGAGTATGAAATTGATGCAGAGCGTTTAGAAATGGCATCCGACCTAGATTCATAA